Proteins co-encoded in one Coregonus clupeaformis isolate EN_2021a chromosome 17, ASM2061545v1, whole genome shotgun sequence genomic window:
- the LOC121556096 gene encoding B-cell receptor CD22 isoform X3, whose protein sequence is MSVLSLKLNENGPVKERDNVTLACTSSCNPPQMELLWFKDGRPLPGVSGVPGGQYPLGPLSPNDTGCYTCGLGQGTSTSILLDVRYAPRDVSVKASPSPEVVKGSHLTLTCNNNANPAAETYTWFQRTALLTSLKLGTGKEHTFNEIDSDDSGLYFCMAQNAFGSQNSTDLEVKVKVSAHLMVVLAALGALFLVTAVIVVLYIYIRRRKWITAEKKLPTKPVPQIQKATLSTPEDIYENMRQSAKPITDPDDLNYAELKIRPAPSPR, encoded by the exons ATGTCAGTCTTATCCCTAAAGTTAAATGAAAATGGCCCTGTTAAGGAGAGAGACAACGTCACGCTGGCCTGCACCTCCAGCTGTAACCCTCCTCAAATGGAGTTGCTCTGGTTTAAAGATGGCCGCCCACTCCCTGGTGTCTCTGGTGTCCCTGGTGGGCAGTATCCCCTAGGTCCACTTTCCCCTAATGACACTGGGTGCTACACCTGTGGTCTGGGGCAAGGCACATCTACATCAATACTGCTGGATGTGAGAT ATGCTCCAAGGGACGTTTCTGTTAAGGCCAGCCCGAGCCCTGAGGTAGTGAAAGGCAGTCATCTGACTCTGACCTGCAACAATAACGCCAACCCTGCAGCAGAGACCTACACCTGGTTTCAGAGGACAGCACTGCTAACTTCACTAAAATTAGGGACGGGGAAAGAACACACCTTCAACGAAATAGATTCTGATGACAGTGGACTGTACTTCTGTATGGCCCAGAATGCCTTTGGATCACAGAACTCTACAGACCTGGAGGTGAAAGTTAAAG TATCAGCCCATTTAATGGTGGTCCTGGCAGCATTGGGGGCTCTCTTCCTTGTCACAGCAGTGATTGTGGTGCTCTACATTTACATAAGAAG ACGGAAGTGGATCACGGCCGAGAAGAAGCTTCCGACCAAACCAGTCCCCCAG ATACAGAAAGCAACCTTGTCTACACCAGAGGACATCTATGAAAATATGAGACAGTCAGCCAAGCCGATCACTGATCCTGATGATCTGAACTATGCAGAGCTCAAAATCAGGCCTGCTCCTTCACCCAGGTAA
- the LOC123492861 gene encoding neural cell adhesion molecule 1-like, with translation MFSIPLTQLDNGGSPIIHYIVRYRVNKVDEDWRQKDLPSNSTVINLHDLQYNSDYHMEVLAVNPNGSSSPAKLNFNIPQPVAKMNQGGMGKGAVAGIVMLIFLVLLIAVDTTCCYTNRCGMLMFLAVKLFGQKVPGMKTVEEGDGISNGDLKLNGLGIPRDSIPKLQTQNVAKNGLQAEVTCDKAPLTKFEKTSPNGDPATEA, from the exons ATGTTCTCAATCCCTTTAACGCAGTTGGACAACGGAGGCTCCCCCATTATCCACTACATTGTCCGCTACAGAGTG aATAAGGTGGACGAGGACTGGAGGCAGAAGGACCTGCCATCCAACTCGACAGTGATCAACCTCCATGACCTGCAGTATAATTCAGACTACCACATGGAGGTGCTAGCCGTCAACCCCAACGGCTCCTCCAGCCCCGCCAAGCTCAACTTCAACATCCCACAGCCTG TAGCCAAGATGAATCAGGGTGGGATGGGGAAAGGGGCTGTGGCAGGCATTGTCATGCTCATCTTCTTGGTGCTACTGATCGCCGTGGACACCACCTGTTGCTATACCAACCGCTGCGGCATGTTGATGTTCCTGGCTGTCAAGCTGTTTGGGCAGAAGGTCCCTGGGATGAAGACTGTGGAGGAGGGTGATGGCATCTCTAATGG AGACTTGAAGTTGAATGGGCTAGGCATACCGAGGGATAGCATCCCAAAACTGCAGacacaaaatgtggcaaagaatgGGTTGCAGGCGGAGGTCACATGCGACAAAGCGCCCCTCACCAAATTCGA GAAAACGTCCCCCAATGGAGATCCAGCCACAGAGGCCTGA
- the LOC123492860 gene encoding IgGFc-binding protein-like produces the protein MCGLRGGKRDCYPTSYATCQGSGDPHYRTFDGKKFDFQGTCTYVLSKLVSKDDISLAPFEVLVKNQNRGRNTAVSYTKTVTITVFKNVITMSRDNPGKVLVNNQYVNLPFDVEDGLLSIFRSGYFGVVKTNFGLTLKFNWNSHVSLTLPSSYSDLIGGLCGNWNGQRNDDLLKPDKRPANTPTLFGDSWKVGNDPGCSSDCDGKKCPTCDHSLMLDYQTGKYCGRITDKNGPFKHCHAKVDPTEYYEDCVFDMCLYRGHASALCNALSTYTTACQDAPAKVEQWTASVHLPARPTATMRCVPQAAPRPAAASMSLKAVRTPCAPRAVCVTTASY, from the exons ATGTGTGGCCTGCGTGGTGGTAAGAGAGATTGCTACCCAACATCTTATGCCACTTGCCAAGGTTCAGGCGACCCCCACTACCGCACGTTTGATGGCAAGAAGTTCGACTTCCAGGGAACGTGTACTTACGTTCTCTCCAAATTGGTCAGCAAAGACGACATATCTCTGGCACCTTTTGAGGTGCTTGTAAAGAATCAGAATAGGGGAAGGAACACGGCAGTGTCTTACACAAAGACAGTCACCATCACTGTCTTCAAAAATGTCATCACCATGAGTAGGGACAACCCTGGCAAAGTATTG GTCAACAACCAGTATGTGAACTTGCCATTTGATGTAGAAGATGGCCTACTGTCCATCTTCCGCAGTGGGTATTTCGGGGTGGTGAAGACCAACTTTGGCCTGACACTGAAGTTCAACTGGAACAGCCACGTCTCCCTAACCCTCCCCAGCTCCTACTCAGACCTCATCGGAGGGCTCTGCGGAAACTGGAATGGACAACGGAACGACGACCTCCTCAAACCAGACAAGAGACCTGCCAACACCCCAACATTATTCGGGGACAGCTGGAAAGTGGGGAACGACCCTGGCTGCTCCAGCGACTGTGATGGCAAGAAGTGCCCCACCTGTGACCACAGCCTGATGCTGGATTACCAAACAGGGAAGTACTGCGGCAGGATCACAGACAAGAACGGTCCGTTCAAGCACTGCCACGCCAAGGTGGACCCCACAGAGTATTATGAGGACTGTGTGTTTGATATGTGTCTGTACCGTGGCCATGCCTCTGCCCTCTGTAACGCCCTCAGCACCTACACCACTGCCTGCCAGGATGCCCCTGCCAAGGTGGAACAGTGGACAGCTTCTGTC CATCTTCCTGCAAGGCCAACAGCCACTATGAGGTGTGTGCCTCAAGCTGCCCCCAGACCTGCAGCGGCCTCGATGAGCCTGAAAGCTGTGCGAACTCCCTGTGCACcgagggctgtgtgtgtgacgACGGCTTCATACTGA
- the LOC121556096 gene encoding B-cell receptor CD22 isoform X1, with protein MSVLSLKLNENGPVKERDNVTLACTSSCNPPQMELLWFKDGRPLPGVSGVPGGQYPLGPLSPNDTGCYTCGLGQGTSTSILLDVRYAPRDVSVKASPSPEVVKGSHLTLTCNNNANPAAETYTWFQRTALLTSLKLGTGKEHTFNEIDSDDSGLYFCMAQNAFGSQNSTDLEVKVKVSAHLMVVLAALGALFLVTAVIVVLYIYIRRRKWITAEKKLPTKPVPQIQKATLSTPEDIYENMRQSAKPITDPDDLNYAELKIRPAPSPRRQRNNKAEDDDAVIYSQPQTH; from the exons ATGTCAGTCTTATCCCTAAAGTTAAATGAAAATGGCCCTGTTAAGGAGAGAGACAACGTCACGCTGGCCTGCACCTCCAGCTGTAACCCTCCTCAAATGGAGTTGCTCTGGTTTAAAGATGGCCGCCCACTCCCTGGTGTCTCTGGTGTCCCTGGTGGGCAGTATCCCCTAGGTCCACTTTCCCCTAATGACACTGGGTGCTACACCTGTGGTCTGGGGCAAGGCACATCTACATCAATACTGCTGGATGTGAGAT ATGCTCCAAGGGACGTTTCTGTTAAGGCCAGCCCGAGCCCTGAGGTAGTGAAAGGCAGTCATCTGACTCTGACCTGCAACAATAACGCCAACCCTGCAGCAGAGACCTACACCTGGTTTCAGAGGACAGCACTGCTAACTTCACTAAAATTAGGGACGGGGAAAGAACACACCTTCAACGAAATAGATTCTGATGACAGTGGACTGTACTTCTGTATGGCCCAGAATGCCTTTGGATCACAGAACTCTACAGACCTGGAGGTGAAAGTTAAAG TATCAGCCCATTTAATGGTGGTCCTGGCAGCATTGGGGGCTCTCTTCCTTGTCACAGCAGTGATTGTGGTGCTCTACATTTACATAAGAAG ACGGAAGTGGATCACGGCCGAGAAGAAGCTTCCGACCAAACCAGTCCCCCAG ATACAGAAAGCAACCTTGTCTACACCAGAGGACATCTATGAAAATATGAGACAGTCAGCCAAGCCGATCACTGATCCTGATGATCTGAACTATGCAGAGCTCAAAATCAGGCCTGCTCCTTCACCCAG GAGGCAGCGGAATAACAAGGCAGAGGATGATGATGCGGTTATCTACAGCCAACCACAAACACACTGA
- the LOC123492836 gene encoding zonadhesin-like, with the protein MGQVFFPNGQCKERCVCNKDGDVECNVKFACGPNEKCQVQDGVQACVPMSTGTCHVSGARRFHSFDGSCFSLHGDCVYKMLEVVEKYGSMAPFVVSVQQLTKMDDAMVTRRVEIQAYKYKISMSPQSDMGNNGSFLS; encoded by the coding sequence ATGGGCCAGGTGTTCTTCCCCAACGGCCAGTGTAAAGAGCGCTGTGTGTGTAACAAGGATGGAGACGTGGAGTGTAATGTGAAGTTTGCCTGTGGTCCCAATGAGAAGTGCCAGGTCCAAGACGGGGTGCAGGCCTGTGTACCCATGAGCACGGGCACCTGCCATGTGAGCGGGGCGAGGAGATTCCACTCATTCGATGGCAGCTGCTTCAGCCTACACGGGGACTGTGTGTACAAAATGTTGGAGGTTGTGGAGAAATACGGTTCGATGGCTCCATTTGTTGTGTCAGTGCAGCAGTTGACCAAGATGGATGATGCAATGGTCACCAGGAGGGTTGAAATACAGGCCTACAAATACAAGATATCTATGTCTCCCCAGAGTGATATGGGAAATAACGGTAGTTTTCTGTCTTGA
- the LOC121556071 gene encoding IgGFc-binding protein-like, translated as MVTYDTVAGAIIQLPSTYKGVTGGLCGNYNDKKEDDFLLPSGLQEPSVEKFAAGWLVVLEGVKCQTGCDGGLKCPPSTGPPAACSIIKSTKGPFAQCHAVVPPQVHFEECVKEGEALTCPANSHYELCADTCSSTCDSLSESPKCPLCQEGCQCDDGFVFDGGKCVLLENCGCVVDGHYYMSGQSVMLANCSGTCSCASGVFTCKNSQCKEGQKCGLKNGVLGCYSTDPCEDTECREKENCVVENNKAVCVAQSKAYCWLFGDPHYTTFDGQPFSFMGTCSYILVNTTGKDPSLPQFSIQTKNELRFNSKGSFFKSANIDLSGHRITILSGQRGTVEIDGIRSDLPVSLESGSIRITESGIQGTIQTDVGLKITFDWNILFMVTISSSYYDNLGGICGNYNGNKADDFTTPTGVLSTNTTAWVASWSVADGDPFCWHVCNGNCPTCSDTDRALYTGPKYCGLMTHGRGPFDQCHKKVPVKEFASDCLYDVCLNEGRQEVLCEALANYVAKCQQAGAIVSPLWRKATNCPLACPYHSHYELCGTACPATCANPNVSEICSKVCVKGCQCDKGYVLSDEHCVVKETGCGCTHNDHYYLPEETFWEGNTCQSKCVCDGATQKVVCIPRRCKASEHCAIKGAEVVVQDCYPLSFKTCSAQGDPHFRTFDGKRFDFQGNCIYKLAGVCSKEPDLESFEVTLENNNRGSTRVSYAKVVTVVVLGSSYTITGDYHGKVLVNDVLTSLPYYSNNTEVQIYRNSRFAVLETHFGLKVSFDWSSEVRVKVPSTYHNAICGLCGNLNDNPDDDLLLPDGKKPMSPKEFGNSYWVADVPGCSHECKDCAVVDIPLIKPKYVSACDVIVDKSGPLRDCIGRVDSVEYKEDCIYDMILNSGLLTAACDIITNYVEECQEKGGKIEAWRSKDFCHLPCPENSVYSLSAPGCPATCYSMTSAPRMHHSSRGGLSDCGCHHEGRYFVSGEVFYEEENCHHRCSCSSGEMACEVAPCGPKTTCAVVKGVRGCYIISSKDSNNQSWIQKLLNKYGKPVHIKFGG; from the exons ATGGTGACCTACGACACTGTTGCTGGCGCCATCATACAGCTTCCATCCACTTACAAAGGTGTAACCGGTGGTCTCTGTGGCAACTATAATGACAAGAAGGAAGATGACTTCCTGCTGCCCAGTGGGCTGCAGGAGCCGTCTGTGGAGAAGTTTGCAGCGGGGTGGTTGGTGGTTCTGGAAGGGGTCAAATGTCAGACAGGATGTGACGGGGGCTTGAAGTGTCCTCCCTCCACTGGACCCCCGGCGGCTTGTAGCATCATAAAGTCAACCAAGGGTCCATTTGCCCAATGCCATGCTGTTGTGCCACCACAAGTGCACTTTGAGGAGTgcgtgaaggagggagagg CTTTGACGTGTCCAGCTAACAGTCACTATGAGTTGTGTGCCGACACCTGTTCTTCCACCTGTGACTCTCTCAGTGAGTCTCCCAAATGCCCACTATGCCAGGAGGGCTGCCAGTGTGACGACGGCTTTGTGTTTGATGGTGGCAAGTGTGTCCTACTGGAGAACTGTGGCTGTGTGGTTGATGGACACTATTACATG TCTGGCCAGTCTGTGATGCTGGCCAACTGTTCTGGGACCTGCAGCTGTGCTTCAGGAGTGTTCACCTGCAAGAACTCACAGTGCAAAGAGGGCCAGAAATGTGGGTTGAAGAATGGAGTGttgggctgctacagcacag ACCCCTGTGAGGACACTGAGTGCCGTGAGAAGGAGAACTGTGTGGTGGAGAACAATAAGGCGGTATGTGTGGCCCAGTCTAAGGCCTACTGCTGGTTGTTCGGTGACCCTCACTACACCACGTTCGATGGCCAGCCCTTCTCCTTCATGGGTACCTGCTCCTACATTCTGGTGAACACGACGGGCAAAGACCCCTCCCTGCCTCAGTTCAGCATCCAGACCAAGAACGAGCTGCGCTTCAACTCTAAAGGCTCCTTCTTCAAGTCAGCCAACATAGACCTGAGTGGTCACAGGATCACCATTCTCAGTGGCCAAAGAGGGACAGTGGAG ATTGATGGCATTAGGTCTGACCTCCCTGTGAGtttggagtctggcagcatcagaATCACAGAGTCTGGTATCCAAGGGACCATCCAGACAGATGTTGGCCTCAAGATCACTTTTGACTGGAACATCCTCTTCATGGTGACCATCAGCAGCAGTTACTACGACAACCTCGGTGGCATCTGTGGCAACTACAATGGTAACAAAGCAGATGACTTCACCACTCCCACAGGCGTGCTTTCGACCAATACCACGGCGTGGGTGGCGTCCTGGAGCGTTGCCGACGGTGACCCTTTCTGCTGGCACGTCTGTAACGGCAACTGCCCCACGTGCTCAGATACAGACCGGGCACTTTACACTGGACCAAAGTACTGTGGTTTGATGACACACGGAAGGGGCCCTTTTGACCAGTGTCATAAGAAAGTGCCGGTGAAGGAGTTTGCCTCAGACTGCCTCTATGATGTGTGTCTGAATGAGGGGCGACAGGAAGTGTTATGTGAGGCCCTGGCTAACTACGTGGCCAAATGTCAGCAGGCTGGGGCCATTGTCTCACCACTGTGGAGAAAGGCCACCAACTGCC CCCTGGCTTGCCCGTACCACAGCCACTATGAGCTATGTGGCACTGCCTGCCCTGCTACCTGTGCCAATCCCAATGTCTCCGAGATCTGTTCCAAAGTCTGTGTGAAGGGCTGCCAGTGTGACAAGGGTTACGTGCTCAGCGATGAACACTGTGTCGTCAAGGAGACAGGGTGTGGCTGTACACACAATGACCACTACTACCTGCCTGAAGAAACCTTCTGGGAGGGCAACACGTGTcagagtaagtgtgtgtgtgacggagCCACACAGAAGGTGGTGTGTATACCCAGAAGGTGCAAGGCTAGTGAGCACTGTGCCATCAAAGGTGCGGAAGTGGTGGTTCAGGACTGCTACCCCCTCAGCTTCAAGACCTGCTCAGCACAGGGGGACCCCCACTTCCGCACCTTTGATGGGAAGCGCTTCGACTTCCAGGGAAACTGTATCTACAAGCTGGCGGGGGTCTGCTCCAAAGAGCCCGATCTGGAGAGCTTTGAGGTGACTCTGGAGAACAACAACAGGGGCAGCACCAGAGTCTCCTACGCCAAGGTGGTGACTGTTGTTGTGTTGGGAAGTAGTTACACTATCACAGGCGACTATCACGGCAAAGTCCTG GTGAACGATGTCCTGACGTCTCTACCGTACTACTCCAACAACACTGAGGTTCAGATCTACAGAAACAGCCGTTTTGCTGTGCTGGAGACTCATTTCGGTCTCAAGGTCTCCTTCGACTGGTCCAGCGAGGTGAGGGTGAAGGTCCCGAGCACCTACCACAACGCCATCTGTGGTCTCTGTGGCAACCTCAATGACAACCCTGACGACGACCTGCTTCTGCCCGATGGGAAAAAGCCCATGAGTCCCAAGGAGTTTGGAAACAGTTACTGGGTAGCTGACGTACCGGGCTGCTCCCATGAGTGCAAAGATTGTGCAGTTGTAGACATCCCCCTTATAAAGCCCAAATATGTCAGCGCCTGTGATGTCATTGTGGACAAGAGTGGTCCCCTCAGAGACTGCATTGGTAGAGTGGACTCTGTTGAGTACAAAGAAGACTGCATCTATGACATGATCCTCAACAGCGGCCTACTGACGGCAGCCTGTGACATCATCACCAACTATGTGGAAGAGTGTCAGGAGAAGGGAGGGAAAATCGAGGCCTGGAGGAGTAAAGACTTCTGCC ACCTCCCTTGTCCAGAGAACAGTGTCTACAGCCTCTCGGCCCCGGGGTGCCCGGCCACATGTTACTCCATGACCTCCGCCCCCAGGATGCACCACTCCTCCAGGGGAGGGCTGTCA GACTGCGGCTGTCACCACGAGGGTCGCTACTTTGTGTCCGGCGAGGTCTTCTATGAGGAGGAGAACTGCCACCACCGCTGCAGCTGTAGCTCCGGCGAGATGGCCTGTGAAGTGGCGCCCTGTGGTCCAAAGACCACGTGTGCGGTGGTGAAGGGGGTCAGGGGTTGTTACATTATCAGTAGCAAAGATTCAAACAACCAGTCATGGATTCAAAAACTCCTTAACAAATATGGAAAACCTGTACATATCAAGTTTGGAGGCTAG
- the LOC121556096 gene encoding B-cell receptor CD22 isoform X2: MSVLSLKLNENGPVKERDNVTLACTSSCNPPQMELLWFKDGRPLPGVSGVPGGQYPLGPLSPNDTGCYTCGLGQGTSTSILLDVRYAPRDVSVKASPSPEVVKGSHLTLTCNNNANPAAETYTWFQRTALLTSLKLGTGKEHTFNEIDSDDSGLYFCMAQNAFGSQNSTDLEVKVKVSAHLMVVLAALGALFLVTAVIVVLYIYIRRRKWITAEKKLPTKPVPQKATLSTPEDIYENMRQSAKPITDPDDLNYAELKIRPAPSPRRQRNNKAEDDDAVIYSQPQTH; the protein is encoded by the exons ATGTCAGTCTTATCCCTAAAGTTAAATGAAAATGGCCCTGTTAAGGAGAGAGACAACGTCACGCTGGCCTGCACCTCCAGCTGTAACCCTCCTCAAATGGAGTTGCTCTGGTTTAAAGATGGCCGCCCACTCCCTGGTGTCTCTGGTGTCCCTGGTGGGCAGTATCCCCTAGGTCCACTTTCCCCTAATGACACTGGGTGCTACACCTGTGGTCTGGGGCAAGGCACATCTACATCAATACTGCTGGATGTGAGAT ATGCTCCAAGGGACGTTTCTGTTAAGGCCAGCCCGAGCCCTGAGGTAGTGAAAGGCAGTCATCTGACTCTGACCTGCAACAATAACGCCAACCCTGCAGCAGAGACCTACACCTGGTTTCAGAGGACAGCACTGCTAACTTCACTAAAATTAGGGACGGGGAAAGAACACACCTTCAACGAAATAGATTCTGATGACAGTGGACTGTACTTCTGTATGGCCCAGAATGCCTTTGGATCACAGAACTCTACAGACCTGGAGGTGAAAGTTAAAG TATCAGCCCATTTAATGGTGGTCCTGGCAGCATTGGGGGCTCTCTTCCTTGTCACAGCAGTGATTGTGGTGCTCTACATTTACATAAGAAG ACGGAAGTGGATCACGGCCGAGAAGAAGCTTCCGACCAAACCAGTCCCCCAG AAAGCAACCTTGTCTACACCAGAGGACATCTATGAAAATATGAGACAGTCAGCCAAGCCGATCACTGATCCTGATGATCTGAACTATGCAGAGCTCAAAATCAGGCCTGCTCCTTCACCCAG GAGGCAGCGGAATAACAAGGCAGAGGATGATGATGCGGTTATCTACAGCCAACCACAAACACACTGA
- the LOC121556096 gene encoding B-cell receptor CD22 isoform X4, with amino-acid sequence MELLWFKDGRPLPGVSGVPGGQYPLGPLSPNDTGCYTCGLGQGTSTSILLDVRYAPRDVSVKASPSPEVVKGSHLTLTCNNNANPAAETYTWFQRTALLTSLKLGTGKEHTFNEIDSDDSGLYFCMAQNAFGSQNSTDLEVKVKVSAHLMVVLAALGALFLVTAVIVVLYIYIRRRKWITAEKKLPTKPVPQIQKATLSTPEDIYENMRQSAKPITDPDDLNYAELKIRPAPSPRRQRNNKAEDDDAVIYSQPQTH; translated from the exons ATGGAGTTGCTCTGGTTTAAAGATGGCCGCCCACTCCCTGGTGTCTCTGGTGTCCCTGGTGGGCAGTATCCCCTAGGTCCACTTTCCCCTAATGACACTGGGTGCTACACCTGTGGTCTGGGGCAAGGCACATCTACATCAATACTGCTGGATGTGAGAT ATGCTCCAAGGGACGTTTCTGTTAAGGCCAGCCCGAGCCCTGAGGTAGTGAAAGGCAGTCATCTGACTCTGACCTGCAACAATAACGCCAACCCTGCAGCAGAGACCTACACCTGGTTTCAGAGGACAGCACTGCTAACTTCACTAAAATTAGGGACGGGGAAAGAACACACCTTCAACGAAATAGATTCTGATGACAGTGGACTGTACTTCTGTATGGCCCAGAATGCCTTTGGATCACAGAACTCTACAGACCTGGAGGTGAAAGTTAAAG TATCAGCCCATTTAATGGTGGTCCTGGCAGCATTGGGGGCTCTCTTCCTTGTCACAGCAGTGATTGTGGTGCTCTACATTTACATAAGAAG ACGGAAGTGGATCACGGCCGAGAAGAAGCTTCCGACCAAACCAGTCCCCCAG ATACAGAAAGCAACCTTGTCTACACCAGAGGACATCTATGAAAATATGAGACAGTCAGCCAAGCCGATCACTGATCCTGATGATCTGAACTATGCAGAGCTCAAAATCAGGCCTGCTCCTTCACCCAG GAGGCAGCGGAATAACAAGGCAGAGGATGATGATGCGGTTATCTACAGCCAACCACAAACACACTGA